A portion of the Suricata suricatta isolate VVHF042 chromosome 11, meerkat_22Aug2017_6uvM2_HiC, whole genome shotgun sequence genome contains these proteins:
- the RBMXL2 gene encoding RNA-binding motif protein, X-linked-like-2 yields MRGRASAARGRDGYADPPRRDPPPLRRDPPPLRRDPYLSPREEGYLPRDSYSSRDYPSSRNAREFAPAPREYTYRDYGHSNARDDCPSRGYCDRDGYGGRDRDYTDHPSGGFYRDLYESYGDPRSAAAARAPPVSYGRGGRYDEYRGCSPDAYGGGRDSYGSGHSDRYARGRDRVGRADRGLSPPLDRGCLPQRDSYSRSGRRVPRGGGRLGSRSERGGGRSRY; encoded by the coding sequence ATGCGCGGGCGGGCCTCGGCAGCGCGGGGCCGAGACGGCTATGCGGACCCACCGCGCCGGGACCCGCCGCCCTTGCGCCGGGACCCGCCGCCTTTGCGCCGGGACCCCTACCTGAGTCCCCGGGAGGAGGGCTACTTGCCCAGAGACAGCTACTCGAGCCGAGACTACCCAAGCTCCCGCAACGCCCGCGAATTTGCTCCAGCGCCTCGAGAGTACACCTATCGCGATTATGGCCACTCCAATGCCCGGGACGACTGTCCGTCGAGAGGCTACTGCGACCGAGACGGCTACGGGGGGCGTGACCGCGACTACACCGATCATCCTAGCGGAGGTTTCTACCGAGACCTATACGAGAGCTATGGAGACCCTCGTAGTGCCGCCGCGGCGCGGGCCCCCCCAGTGTCTTACGGCCGAGGAGGTCGCTACGACGAGTACCGTGGCTGCTCACCCGACGCCTATGGCGGCGGCCGCGACAGTTACGGCAGCGGCCATAGTGATCGCTACGCGAGGGGCCGCGACCGGGTAGGCAGAGCCGACCGCGGGCTCTCCCCGCCCTTGGATAGGGGGTGCCTTCCCCAACGCGATTCTTACAGCCGCTCTGGCCGCAGGGTCCCCAGGGGCGGAGGCCGCCTGGGAAGCCGctcggagagagggggaggccgGAGCAGATACTAA
- the LOC115272519 gene encoding RNA-binding motif protein, X-linked-like-2, translated as MVEADRPGKLFIGGLNPETDEKGLEAAFGKYGRISEVLLMKDRETSKSRGFAFVTFESPSDAKAAARDMNGKSLDNKAIKVAQATKPAFESGRRGAPPP; from the coding sequence ATGGTTGAGGCGGATCGCCCCGGGAAGCTTTTCATTGGCGGGCTCAACCCCGAAACCGACGAGAAAGGCCTTGAGGCCGCGTTTGGCAAGTATGGCCGCATCAGTGAGGTGCTCCTGATGAAAGATCGAGAAACCAGTAAGTCCAGAGGCTTTGCGTTCGTCACCTTCGAAAGCCCCTCAGACGCCAAGGCCGCCGCCAGAGATATGAACGGCAAGAGTCTGGATAATAAGGCCATCAAGGTCGCCCAGGCCACCAAGCCAGCGTTTGAGAGCGGCCGGCGGGGCGCGCCGCCGCCA